TGGACCAACGTAGAAACGGGCTTTAATATGACGCTGGCGTATAATCAGCGTCCAATGATTGGTCTATGGTTGCAGTTTTCTTAGTAAGGCGTTaaagggggggggaagggtgggggaGTTGAGGTCATTTAATAGTGgccttaagcagtcaggacgacAACGTCAAGGAAAACGTCAATTATGGAAATAATTTATCTCTTCATTCAGAATTTCGCGAATGGCTGGatttgtttaccgtctcttatagcgccacacctcaactttgTGAacagcgttgagttccaaatcgAAATTTAAATCAAGTAATTTGCCGTAGGGGTTCCATCATGCCAGTTCTCAGACCACGTAGATTTTGGTGATTTGAAGATGTgtacaaagtttaaaaacgcATGTGCTGAGCAATTGTTCAATTCACTAGACTTTTCCTTTAGCCAAGTCCCCGTTGCCGTCGCCGTTGTGCTCTTTCTAATGTCCCTAGTAGTGTCGCTGGGGAGACGCGCTATTTGTgaagttaaaataaaacacggacaaatttgaaaaattgagtgATAAAGTATCCAAGCTTCTCACCTTTCTTTGTGCGTGGTCTTCGATACTTTATTGGCTTACGTAGGGCAAGGTATCGATCTCCGGCGATCAACACAATATGCGTGAGGGAACAACCACAACCAAACATCACAGCTAACTCTGTAGCTTTCGTCAATTGCTGCAGGCGGGAGCAGGTCACATGATCATCATGAAGTGACATGCGCAATGCTATGAATAAGGGCTTAGCTACTAATGGAACTATGCAGTCTAATAAGGTTAGGCTACCAATTAGAATATCACGCGGAGTCTGAATCAGGTTCTTCTTCTTTATCGTCACAATGATAGCCAGGTTACAAAAGAGAGCGAAGACAGCACTTATGGTGTTTACAGTGCATATGATGACATCATTACTGTAATGTCGGGAACTTTCCTCCCATAGGATAAACGAAGTCAATTTGCAGTCTATTTCACCATCCATGGATCATTTTTCTATAAATCTTTGGACAGAAAATGAAATGCATTAACTTCCTACGCATATTAATTCCAGATGTTTTTATTTCGaattaattttaacaataattgcaattttaaaatggcacaaatcaatgagaaaaaaacttaaaactaaaAAAGTCATGTGAAtaatctatttaaaaaatagaaaaatatatgttagagggttaaaaatgCAAGTCCTATGTAAGACAGTTGTCTATTCCAAACGAATCATGAGAGCACCAGTGAATGATGCCTGTAAGGGCCCTCTCCCCTTCTCATCTAAATTTAATTCTATCATGTATATAGACGTTGAGCGATTTGTTTCCAATCAATTAATCTTAGGATTAGCTAATTTTGaattattatattaattttaaagatgttggtttttttttcaaatcatatatatgtttgtatttttttcttctgttcaaatttaacatttacTAATTTTGTGTCCAATCGGAAGCATCGGaatcatttcagttttcgaCGTGTCCCAGactttttattttagcttttttattcttaacagtggccaatttacgttctcaactcagttgttaacactaaattacctgctatactctcccaccgaagcagcagcacagtttcttcagaaacttagcCCCTTTATCCagattttttatgtttgtttgtttttcagtacaTCGGTAACGCGTCGCTTTTAGTTCAAGTAATGTTTCAAACGCCACATCACTTCTGCTTAAGGAATGAATATAATAAGGAATGAATATAATAAGGTATGAATATAATAAGCAGTGGTTCAAGTAATAAGGGACTGAAGTTAGATGCGCGAAATTTAAACCTGCTTTGTCAAGAACGAGCAAACAGTCGTCATCCGTACTCCGAGTCGTAATACCTCTTTGAAATGTGTACTAGGTACAACAAGAGCAGGCCTTTTGAAATCATGTTTTGCTTTTACCAGTTCTAGCAATGCAAGGCCTACCCAATCAGCGAGTTGTGCCAACCTCAATTGCATCTGGCGAACTGAATTATTTTCCCGATTTATCAGCAAAAACTGGTATGGTGAGAAAAGGGATAGTCGTCGTCGATTCAGTAATACAATTTTTCCAGCATATTGATGGTTCACCTGCTCGGAGGCGGTAATGATAGTTACCTTAACCGCGTTGACCTTCATCCTGCATTGATAAAATGCCAACAATAATTCGACTAACTCCTGAAATGTTTACACTAGGTCAAAGTTTGCTTACCTTTGCCTTTCAGAATGTAAAGTCCTGTTTTCCTTGAATAACTGTGAAAAACTGTAGATTGTATGGTACAATACTTAATGATATAAATCACTCGCTATGGCTGGCTCTGGCAGAAAGCGAGTACCTTTGGCCAGGATCGTGACGTCATCTCCttgttcatttccttttgaTTGCGCACCGAATTCAAAGAACCGGTAAATGGTTTTCataactaaaataataattaatagtCATATTCATTAATGTCTTTTGGACCTGACCAAACGCCTCAGTTCATACTTGTTATTGTGtattaaaaaaggaattatttttAACGAAACTCCGTGGTTCTTGGTACTTTGTCGATGCGCTTTCAATgaacataaacaaaaagaaatctttacTTCAATTGAAGAAAGATGCACAATTCCTTACTTTACATCACAATTATAAAACTCACATTATGTGCTGGCCAATCCAAACCAGATGTTCCAGGTGCTATGAACAGCTGATACGCGTTCGAATCAGATCAAAACAAGATTGAAGTGCTGGAAATGAACTGGTGGGTGTAGTCTTTTTATACGATGAAATATACATGATCTACATGATCATTTTGTCGGCGTatcgaagttttttttttccaacttcataaaattttaaaaaacaaacaggagATAGGAGGTAACATTTGAATGAAGTGAAATTCGTTTAAAAAAGCTGAGTGACATATAGGTTATATCCCAGCCAACACCCTTAATAGTTTTATCAATCATTCAGACAACTTGTATAGTCATAATCCGAGGAGTTTATTTCATTCCATTATGAACTTCAAGGTTAACTCTCCACAACAGTTCCAGAGAAAgttaaagattttaaaacaagtttgtTCTTGATCTTCTGTTGTTAAATCTTTGTTCACAAGCAATGTTTAAGCCTATCTATGTGGACGTTTATTATAAgtgcaaaaagagaaaaaagcaaaaactaatAAGGTGCAGCCGCCGACACCAAGCTCTTCGGAAGATTCTcgacaaattattttaagtaaattattgATTACTTTCTCACgaaaaatttacatctaaaACCCTTTCGAGAGCAGCTCGTACCACGCCCTGAAGAcgtagttttttaaaaaaaaatattgcttacTGCAAATTCTGTCCGAATTCTCGCTATCCTATGTTGTTTAAAGAATTTCAGCTGCCTTCGAGTTTTGATATGTTAAAAGGCTACGAGAAAAACGGCCGCTCACTTTGCGAACAAAGCATTAACAACAGAAACAGACTTGTCAACTGAGTTCTACTTTAAAACACTTTTCAGAAAAGGGATAAATAGACACCGAAAAAACGTAAATTGATTTGTCATTGAGAACAAAGTCAAAGATGGAAAGGTAACACAAAGAACACTCATAGAATAAGTCAAGAAACAGAACTGTCTTGGATactaatttcatattttttttttggagttcATGACTTTGAGCCAGTGATTcaaaatgacaagaaattaaTTCAGTTAATTCAATTTGGGATTCTGTTTCTTCGTGTGTAAAGTTCCTACCTCTACACGTCTTTCGCCCGCTAAATTTTCTCCCGATTGAGCGGTTTACTGTTAAGTGCGAGGAATCTTGATTTTGCTTAAGATTTGCCTCATCGGGCTCTATGGTTCAAATCTCACGCCACTTTCTCGACCAGGTTTGGGTAtgcaaaaaattgataaagGAGACTACTAAATAAAAATTCTGCTGTAAAGGCACTCCCACGCGCcggttttcccgcgcttgactAAGGCCCTGATCACAAGTATCTTCTTCGCGTTCTCATTCGTTTATTTCAATGTAATGTCATCATTGATTGGCTACAGTGATCCTTGGTATTCTCCAAGATTTCCATGACGACACTCAACAAAAAACCGCTCTGTAAGCAAATAGAATACCACTTCTACAGAAGTAACAAAAGCCTTGAATAAAAGGACTATTTGAATTTCTCAGCTACAAACGGTCGAAATCAGTAACCCTTGaggataaattaataaataccTAGCATTTCCTCAAATGTTTGTCACTCCGtttttgtttaatctttttatacatatttttcatgtatttacCCTTTCaaacaaaataggaaaaaaataaaacttctgcacatgtcaataaattaaaattttccgaTGAAACATTCTTCATTTTGAACCTAAATACACCCTATGGATCTGTTTGGATCGACGGCTTCAGAAAATTAAGTATCCTACAATATAAATAAATTCTTCCaagtatttacaaaacaaaccttACATTCAACCTAATATTTATAACAATTTCATAACcatttgtattttcaaaattctttaagCTCTAACTCACCCAAAATGATAAATTCCCTTTTACAAATAAGTCTGTTGTGCGTTCAGGTAAACcatttttcactaattattcattctaatcatcATCATCGCGGGACCAGTAAACTCGAAAATTCAAAAAAATGACTGAGCTAGATTTGTGGCATTTGCGAAAATGAATTGGAACAAATATGTAACAAAAACGATTGAAATTCGACAGCTTTTTAAATAACTAACTAGAACTTAAAGCAGCTCTGTCAATGGAGGTTTCAGAAAAGTGTCCGaagaaattatttaacaaaatgaCCATAACTGCACAGTTATTGACTTTCATAAGCGAAGTAACGCAATAAATACTTCTCCGAAAAAGAACCTTTCCTCCTCTTGATCTCCTGACATTATCACGTCATTGGGGTCCGATGCTTGTTACCATAGAGGACTGGTGCCGTTTATCTCGGTACGAAAAGTCTGTGTTCTCTTCTGTCAGCTGATAGGTGGACATCTGATAAGGAATACCGCTGATCGGTACAACGATTTGTTGTTGTGAAGATTCTTTCCTGtttacaaagagaaaagaacacGGGGGTTTAATACACACCACTGGAGATCGACTAGAGGATGATAATTTACTCTGCCAACCCGAAAACGGATGTAGGTTTTCTCTTCAGTGTCTTTTCGTTTTCCCTTACTTCACAAACAGTTGTGGTTGAACTGAGAACTACACACTTTCTCGCCTCTTTTAAATACGAGATCAGGAGTTCACACGGTCATTTAACGACAGagtactttttgtttgtttggtttgttttttgtcgtcattttttcagtttcgtctttattttgctttttttgtaagCAAACACTATGATTTTTACATGACTCAAGATAAATTGGaacataaaataattatttctagCATGCGCACATGAAGGTTACCTTGTAAGCTTGTCCCACAAGGATTGAACCCACTTAGAGAACACGAAATCTGAAGCAACTCCTgtaaagacaaaacaaaataccacGTACATCACAATGATGATCAAGATGGATTACAAATATAATACAGTGAACTTTGTTATCATTTCGCCATTTAGCCATTTCCAACTAAGTCTGTAATAGATGATGACTACAGTTTGAATTTGAACGGACGATCACGGAAGGAGAAGTAGTCGAATGGCTTGCCTTACGAGAAAGGTTTCCACAGTAAAACCCCATTTTGTTTTGGATCCAGACTTCTTGACGCAAATTTAACTGCGCTAAACCCAGGCCACCGAGTCTTTCGGCTGAACCAGATTTGCAAAACACTAGATTCAAACGTTtccaaagcagaaaaaaataaacagctgcAGATACAATACCCTTATGTCAAAtggttgaaaaatattgaaatttgaCCACATTGGAATAATGTGGAGTAGGGCATACGATTCTTCGGACAAcagattttcaaaataattcactTCTGTTATTACAAAGGAAAATTCTGGCCTACCTTTTGATAATCCTGGGTTTGCTTGACCAATATATATGTACACTAATAACGCCAATGAGATGTTGGCGAGGGCGTAGCCCCAGTTAATAAGGAACATAATTAATATACTGGCAAACGCCTGCAAGTTAAATACATCAGTTATAAGTGATGAAATCATTGGTTAaccaaagcagaaaaaaaacaatcagtgaAATTTGGCACGAATATTTCAACTAGTGTTTTTTTTCTGGCCCGTTCTTATAGATAGCCTAATAATCCCTTTACGATACAGTAGCTTAATTTCATAAGTTGTTTTAAATCCTCTGAAAATCATGAATTATGAATGCTCACACTCATTGGCTACGAGGTGTGATCTTGGTGTAGAACCAGATCCTCTGAACTGATGTACAAAGAAATACGTAACACctggaaaggagaattaacacaCAAATCGTTCACTTACCCCAGCTAAAGACACCCATCGATTACATAAATCTGAATAATAAGAAGAGGGTTGTTTTTCTATTTCCCATTTGATCTGATGCTCTTCATTGTAGTACTCCTCTTTTCTTCTGCGTTCTGAGATTTAAAGGCATTAACAATAACATTGCATTACTAGGGACAGCAGTGCAACAAAACTTCATAAAAACATATTACACTCTGCTGAGCCCTACACCACATGTTTACTTGGGAGAAAAGGTTCGACAGCGTGTGAACCGCGAAAAACAACCTCACCAAGCTTAACGGATCTACTTTACTGTTCAGTACATTTTGCACAATTCAGCCtaaggttttcaaatttttattttcaatccatTATAACCTCCTACATTCTAAACCATTCTTGCCTCTCGTTTGTTTAATTTAGTGATCTCGGTGTTTGTGTTCACTGTAATTGCAGAGCTAAGAGGAATAAAAGGCCACGCTATATGACCTAATGAGAACCGATAAAAATTGGGCGACTACCTTCCTAAAGGCATGTGCGAATGGAGTAATTTTTTATTAGATTTCGAAAATCCTAAACGTTTGGATATTTGGATCTTTTATTAGCTCTGCAACAATTAGCATTATGCATTCCCATGCAAGGTGACTcggaatatgagctgataaccaGAGTTAAGAGCGTAAATTAGCACACTAGAAATTCAATATTCGGAGTTGAAAGTTTAATAACACGATTTAACCTTACCTTTAATTTTCTCTCGATCTGCTTCATccgattttcttctttctctcagTGTGTCCTCCTTGTCTTTATTGCTCCCATTCTGCAACAATTTTGTTGTATCCTGAAACACTTCTGTATCCTCTTTTTCGCCATCTTTGCCCTCCAAATTAACTTTCGTCTCTGCTGTATCGTGCTCTGGCATATCCAGTGGCGAGTTGTAATCAAACCAATTGTCatctttattcttattttccttctcCTGAGAGTCATCCTTCTCCATGGCATCTTGCCCGCCAAATTTCACTTCTCCCAAATCATATTTTTCCTCAGAACTGCTGCCGTAACTCAACTTCTTTCCACTGTCTTGAAAGTCAGACGAAATCAACCGACTTTCTGGCGACTTCTTCAGATCCGATGACGGTTTTCGTTCAAGCAATTTCTGCTGTTGTCGTATATCGTAGCTCATGGCCAGTTTGAAGTACGCATAATCAATAGCAGCGTATGTGAGTAGGAATGGCATTGTTACAATAGGAGCTAAAGCGTTCAGGTTACCGATCATTATAAATGATATGGCAATCACGGCCACAAATATTGCAGCTACATACGGCTCCTGATTTGGACCACGCTGAAAATAGAGAGAAGAACGTTTTTGTCAGAAATTAAGAATCCAGAGATCAGTTGTTTGTCGGTTGAATGATTTAAATCTGGTTCTTTAAagctgattggtcaattttgctGTGATGTTACTTGCAATTGTAAGAGTATTCCTGAAAAACACCCTCATCGGTGACAATGACGTTTACGTTTTGATAACCTGAGTCAAATTAAAGGGTTTTTGGATTGTTATTGGCTGTAATTTCACGCTAAAAGCTAGTTCTAATTGATCATTTTTGATCAGGTTAGGCTGTGCTCTCCCCGCTCACAAAATGGTTCAGTTCGATTCTTTGATTGATATCATAACTACACACACAAATAAAACACATCTTCTTTGTAAATTGCCATCAATTGATGATGAATGTTCTTACCCCTTTGCCGAGTGATTTAATGAGAGGTACAACATTCTCCTTGCTGATGCATTGTAACACTCGCGGGGCTCCATATTGAGCACCAAGACAGGACGAAAGGGAGGATACATACAAACCAAAGAGGAACAGTACACCAACTAGAGACACCTTAGATGCTATCATATAGTCTGTGAGCAAAGCATAGCGGCTGCAAACTGCTCCAAGTAACACAGCAAACAAGATGTACAGCATTCCACTgttcagacaaaaaaaacaaacggctttttttaattgaatgagTTTGTAGATTTGAGAAATCAAAGTCAATTAGGCAAGAGTCCCCGTCATATCCCCATTGTGTACCAGAGGGACTTCCTCTTCAAACAACATTCTAACTGCCGCAGTGAAAACGTTACAAAACAATTGATTCATGCCTCTGCTAGGCTGAGAGTTCGTCAAGGCGCTAATCACTTCCAAAACagcgaaggggggggggggtccatatccgcttGGGAAGTTAGTAGAGCACTTGGATCCTTACGCATCTTTCGGGCTCTCCAACCTTCCCGCACTGACTCATGAACCACTTGATTATTAAATACGACGAGGTAATAGGTTTACCCTCCTCTTTCCAAGAATCTAAAAGCTTATTCTTTCAAACGatgacaaacaattttttcactaGTTCGTCCTGAAAAACACTGTTTCATCCAAAATGCATGCCTCGACTGTTTGTGTTGAACTTCTTATCTTTACTAGTTATTACCAGTTAACCCAACAGTGAATTAAAATTGTGATAAGAATATAAATACAGATAATCACTCCAAGGTGTGGCAGTTTTAAGGGGGCACTGTATTATCAAAATAATGTGGAATTTTCTCTGACCTAAATCCTAACGCCGCAAGTGTTCCTGCCGGAATATTACTTGAAGGATCCTTAAGGTCTCCACTCATGTTGATTCCTGCCAGTACTCCTGTTGCACTGGGAAAGAAAACGCCAAACACCgagaagaaattctgtccttCGGAGAACTTGGGTGGAGCATTTTTCTCCATATTTTCCGTTCTGTAGCCAGTGAACCCAGCAGCTGAAAGAGATACAGCAAACACAAAACATATTGGCAAGTGTTTTGAGATCACtactctgaaaaaaatgaacCTTTGCTAAGTTTATTACAAACCTTCGCTTCTGGCTATTTATTTGTAGGAACTTAGTTTACCgattttgaacaaataaaatgCGTTTTCTCACTTCTTGAAGAGCAATGCCACTTTGTAGAGATGAGATACATGTGTACCTAACAATACTTTCAAAATGTTATACTAAATTTGAGCTTAAGAAGATAATTTATTAATCTGCATCAAGAATTGGTCTAAAGTATTCATTATTATATAGTTTTCCCCTTAAGCAATTGAAGACAAAGAACAATAATAAGAAAGAGAGTTGTTCTCTAAACATGCCTTTAcctcaaaacaaataaaagattaaGAAAAACTGTTCACCCAcacaaaggtaaaaaaaaaatcacagttcATGCACCAAGCCATCAAAAGAATGAACAAACATGGAATAAATTCTAAGTCACTTAATATTAAAGATCATCTCAAGCCAGTATCAACACAGCCTCCCCTCCCCCTGCCTTCTATCTCACTCCCTGTCACTTACAATAATCAGTATGTGCAAAGGTGCCAACAAGGAAGTCAAGTACAGAGAGCATCAAGATAGCAAGAAGGAGAAGCTGCAGTTTGACGACCCATTTGACGCCAGCAAGAACAACAACCAATAGGATGAGAGAAGTGATCAGACCAATCACACGGACTGCCCATGGCCCCTCCCAGCCTGTGGTCTCTGCCAGGGATTCACCAAATCCAgcacaaaataatgaaatactAACAGCCtagtggaaaagaaaacaagaacaccaattaaagaaaaataaaagctcCCATGGTGATCAATTTGTTGTTTAATGATATAAAACAATCTTCAACATTGAAATGTGTTGGCTGAATAGGAATGAAGTGCTAAAAGGGAGAGAAAATCAAACCAGATATTGGGTACTTTGAAATTGGAATTTTGTGCCCGCCTCCAAGTTTGAAACTAGTTGTAACCCTTAAAGGTTTCCACTTTCATCTCCATGATCTCCTTGgaaactctgttttttttttgtttttttttgttttttttgttatgcataaatgaaaattttaatcctttttcttACAATTCAGAGTCAGGCTAATCAATTGTAGTGATTGCAACATTTTGACTGCTATACTGCTGGTCTTTGTCAGGTCAAAAGTTTATGTCTTGCTATTTACAGCATCttggtttgttgttgttggtgttttttGGCATGCTGTCATTGGAGCattttgatcctcattattaATAGATGCAAAAGCATCAATTCACCACCAACTCACCATTCcaaaagaataaagaattcCAACAGTTCCTCCACTTCGCTGGCCTAGAACATGCGCTAAGAGGAAGTACACACCACCGCTTTCCACATGACAGCGCTCACACACACCAATGGCTGATAGTGCCGGAGCCAGAGCAACCAGCAGAGTTAACACAATAATCAATAATGACAGCCCAATGCCAGCATTACCCTGttagtaataaaaataatgaaaagtaACCATTTAAAACATTGAATTACCATTCATGCATTACACCATTTACAAATAGTATAAGTATATAGAAGTCTGTTGCacaagtcaaaaaaaaattaaaataatattgtaagTCTTTCTCATCTGGTACAAAACTATGTGAGATCATCTGGGATAAGACTTTTTTCTCAATTGACCAACTTGAATCAAATGGTTACATCACTTCAGACTTAAGGTTGTTGAAAGACTAATCACTTTCACTGAAAATACAGGCCTCATTGATACAGTCTTCCCTCACTGGGATGAtccataattttcattttaaggtgGCTAGCATCAGTGAGCAAAGATCCTTCATTTGacaaggaaatgtacatacatgtacatgtccCTTAATTAAGGATATGATGTTTGCAGGGGCTTGCAAAGGTCTCCTTCAGGACTGGAGGAATTGAGCAGGTGCAAACTTATCAAGAAAACAGTCAGTCTAATTGTATGAGGCACTGACAATTGTTTTGTCCCCCGGCCCACAcatgacgaagggctaacactcgaaacgtcagcttttttaccctttatggtggctaatttacattttcaacccagttgttaacactaaattacctgctatactctcccaatGATGCAGTaccacaatttttttagaaacttacccctttattcatttcccTCAAGGGCACAGATGTCTGTTTAAACACTAATAATTATCCTTTAAATCACTGCTCAATAACAACTATAGAATGACAAAGCCTGTCCTAATTCAAGGTTACCTTACACCTGGGCTTGTACACATCACttatgtttattgtttattgtgCACAGTGTTGATGTATTATAAGGAATTAGATATCATAGGTACATACCACCATCCATCCTGTTCTGAGAAATATCACCACACCAAAAATGTTCAGCATACATGATGTAAATACacctttgattaaaaaaagaaagtaaattaaattaactgTTTACTAATTACAAGCTTAAATCAGCTAACTTGAAACCTGTGGACTTCATATGATATATCAATGCATAGAAGAATTTCACATGATTTGTCATGATAATTACACAAAGAGTATTAGGAAGCCTTGCAAGCTGAGTACCCATACCTGACCACTAAATATTTTAATCACTGTAACAAGTGTCAAGCATCTATCCACTTTATTATATTCCATGAATGCAAAAACTCACCATCCCATGTTCCGAATAATACTGGCTCTCTCACAAAGAAGTTTGCCTTCCACCATGGCTTCTGAGACACTTGATCCCTCTTAAtgcaatttaagaaatttttaaaagtttagcAACAATTATTCATCAAAGAGGAACTGAATGGGGGTGAATATATACCAAGCTAGGAAGCAACAATGTAAATATTCACCACTTTCACAGAGACTGAtttgattttgtctcttcagctCATTGGAGGCGAGTAGTACTTGCCAATCACTTCTGAACATACTAATAAAGCATGCATGAAAAGTACTTCTCACCAGAGCTAATGGGGTATGTATTAATTAAATCTCATTTGTTATATTGGTATTTATATCACAAGCTGTCTGCCATCATGTTGTTGACTTCGACAATACAGCTCCTTTGCTTTCACTTCTACAAGTTGTCTTGTCAAAAGGGTCAAGTATATCTTAAGAGAGATTCTTCTGCAAATCACTAAACAGCATAGATCGGCTAATTTCTGACTCAGTTTTAAAAGCTCTGGTAGACAGCACGTATGTTGCCGTGGGCcattttggggaaaaaaaactcaaaccttATATCGACTGAGAACTGTTGTTCATCTGCATCTTTCCCTGCGATCCAGATATTTTCCCAGTTTTAAAGGATAAGCCG
The sequence above is a segment of the Pocillopora verrucosa isolate sample1 chromosome 5, ASM3666991v2, whole genome shotgun sequence genome. Coding sequences within it:
- the LOC131790961 gene encoding solute carrier family 12 member 8, with product MTDNKDNVNWSRFGLDPVGRSEPSPPRSHGDQSVEVTASGSTSCGNPNVKDLFDEDQRDQVSQKPWWKANFFVREPVLFGTWDGVFTSCMLNIFGVVIFLRTGWMVGNAGIGLSLLIIVLTLLVALAPALSAIGVCERCHVESGGVYFLLAHVLGQRSGGTVGILYSFGMAVSISLFCAGFGESLAETTGWEGPWAVRVIGLITSLILLVVVLAGVKWVVKLQLLLLAILMLSVLDFLVGTFAHTDYSAGFTGYRTENMEKNAPPKFSEGQNFFSVFGVFFPSATGVLAGINMSGDLKDPSSNIPAGTLAALGFSGMLYILFAVLLGAVCSRYALLTDYMIASKVSLVGVLFLFGLYVSSLSSCLGAQYGAPRVLQCISKENVVPLIKSLGKGRGPNQEPYVAAIFVAVIAISFIMIGNLNALAPIVTMPFLLTYAAIDYAYFKLAMSYDIRQQQKLLERKPSSDLKKSPESRLISSDFQDSGKKLSYGSSSEEKYDLGEVKFGGQDAMEKDDSQEKENKNKDDNWFDYNSPLDMPEHDTAETKVNLEGKDGEKEDTEVFQDTTKLLQNGSNKDKEDTLRERRKSDEADREKIKERRRKEEYYNEEHQIKWEIEKQPSSYYSDLCNRWVSLAGAFASILIMFLINWGYALANISLALLVYIYIGQANPGLSKGVASDFVFSKWVQSLWDKLTRKESSQQQIVVPISGIPYQMSTYQLTEENTDFSYRDKRHQSSMVTSIGPQ